Within the Plutella xylostella chromosome 20, ilPluXylo3.1, whole genome shotgun sequence genome, the region TCTCCGGGCTTTTAGGACAATACCACAGCCAGCCGGGAGGTCCAAGGAACCTACCAACTCATCCATGGAGAGATCAACTGGTACTCGCCTAGCAACACCCATCCGGGTGATGTGGTAGGTTGGAATTACAGCCTTAAATTTGTTTGTAGTCAGGGCAGGATGCTTGATAAATTCATTGGCTGCCTTCGCAGACCTAAATTCTACAGTGACCCTGTTGCGGCCTGTCATTTTGACACCATCCCTTGTGATGtcggaaattttatttttgtacaaaaattgACCGAACTTGATAGCCCTAAGCGGGGATGAAGCAGCTGAAGCTGTACTTCCCGACGAGCTTTCCTGGGTGACATGTATGATGAATGGGCCGGGGTCAGAGTCGTCGTACACCTTGGTGGCGTCGAGACTAGGGTGCGTGAATATGGTTTGTATGCTTGCGGATGCTAAGTCGGGGTCGACAATAACACGCTTACCTTTTGATGTTGAACTTTGTTCATCATCCCTAGGGCGCTTTCGCGTCTCCTGGGAAGAGTCCGTGAGTATATCAGGTGAGGAAGACATCTGTTGATCATCTGGGGGATCAGGATCCGGGGGGCGATCCGAGTGGTGCTCCATTATATTGAAATGGAGCTAAAATACGAGTTTATGGACGAACACAACACTTACCACTAACCACCACCACACTTACAACAACAAACAAGTATTAACACTGTAAATTGGCACAGAAAAGGCTCGAAATCGCGCTGATAATTAGGACCACGTGGGTGCCCTAGTTACGCTCGAAACGGAATCCAGCATTAAAGTCTTGCAGTTAGACAGAGAGTCAGAGACTGTTGCTAATTTGACTGGCCAGTCCTATCATCACAAGATTGGTCAGGACTAAAGGGGGCCTCATAACTTAAACATGAAACCTAACCTACCTTTGCTTTAACAGCTGTGTGATGTGTCAGCTGTGAAGTCAAGCTACATACCACATCAAAGAAATAGCTTTTACGCAATAAGCTCGCCTTtgaatacattattttgtgttttttaatactGTTTAACTCTGTAATGTTTACTTTTGTATTTATGactgtgtacaataaagaatttataaataaataaataaacacatctgaTCTGGTGCTGCTAACTATTTTTCTGATGTTATGTGATCTaaattcattaattatttatgtttcaaatattttttgcaatgttttgGTAGGAATATCTTATTTCAATCATTGAAAAAGTAATCTTATAGGTATAGGGACAGTTTTCATTTGGATAAGGATGAATGTGTTGATACCATTATCTTATTTTGGCCAGAATTCTTTTGTTTACTTAGCTAAAATATATGGTATCCCAAAGGTGCTTGTAATATTAAGTGTCCATGTTCATAGTCACCTGTCTTGATGCTTTCATCTTCTAACTACTGTACTTTaggtattaatatttaatggtAAGTAATTAGATAcattgataaacaatatagtCGGCATCATAATCAGCAGAACACTAGGTACATAAATCAAGTATTTTGTATGTACAGTTGTGTTGTATGGCATTAAAAAGGCATTCTTATTTCCCAACATCATTCATTGTTAtaccaatttatttattgtatgttgtACACAGTCAATGTTTGAGTAAGCCTCCTCCTATCTCAGcattgcaacacccaggctgctccagctaggctggctgagctagaattaaggggatatgtacaaagatTCCACTCAAGAACCACatacaggaacttcgcccctctcagaatagaatagagccTCCTCCATTTTTGTACCTGAACTTTATCACGGTTGTCACGTTCAAGAttataagaaagaaagataagaTTACGAAAATCTCATTTTTACTTTAGGCACTTCCAAGGCATATTTCTGATTCTGATCCCTACCGAAAACTAGAACTTTAAAGACCAGCAGAAAACTACACTGCTGGTATACAATATAGGAACTACATTAATGAGGAAACGAATGTAAATGCACTCACCAAATCCACTTATTgtgattatgtaggtaatgcgTAGCCTGTTGATAGAGTCACAAAAACATTCCACGAAACAAACACTCTCACTAATTAATACAGTCAACACCGACACTTTATTGTCAATTCACTGTTCAccttcaaattttaaatcaaacaAAGATGGAAAAGcacattaaaaattaaaaatccaCGAACAGAACAATACGATTCCAATACGTTTTTGACTGATTTGTTGACAAATTGACACATTTGGCACAAAGACAAAGAGCATAGACTAaattccatatttttttacagctGACTCACAGAATAGCTGATGAAGGATCAATCCGATCGCACAAGTTCTAGCAGTGCCTGCAGTGCAGTAAGTAACGCTTAATATTCAGCTTCGTCGATTGCTATAGTCTACTGCTCTCAAAAATGTTGTTTTCGGCTTGGAAAAGAGAGCATAACATTAATCCTTATTCCAAGTCCATTTCATACACAGAGtcaataaaaatagagggggtaAAAACCGGTAATAAAAAATCGGAATACCTATAATGCTTTGACTACAAAACGGACATGCGCAGTATAGCATGCAACAAGTAATTTTGCGTATTGATTTTATATATCTTcaggtaaaaaatatttgttagcgaaaaaaattgttaataaggacaattataaatgtaaaaatgtaCTTTGCATCTCTATCGCTAAGTTGgttttttcttctatgttTTTATGGATTAACCAAGGCGACTTCTGAACATAGCCCGGTAGCCTTTACATTCAAAGAATATCAATACAAGGACTCACCAAAGAACGTAAGTTATcgagttaggtacttaaaattgACATTTAATACACCTACTTATCAATAGTTAACTTTGTTGTAATTGTTGTTCTTTTTAGGAAATGACATTCAGAGAGTTTGAAACTGCATGTGAACAAAGCAGTATTTGCAGTCATAAGGTGGGATTAACAAAGACACGATGTATAAGAGAATGTGTATCACCTTCATGCTATAAAGAACTGTATCAAAATGATCAGGTAATTTATAACTAAGTACGTAGTAGAAGTTCGTTTGagttacaaaattataaaaaaacattattttttattattttaatgtgtATAGGTAATTACAAAAAAGAGTCTACGGTACCTGAAGCTTTGAAAATATTGATGATTCATGATATGAGTTAGTGAGATAGGTAGTATTAGTAAACGCAATGTTGAAGTAATCAATTgtgaagtttattttatttacttagagaCAAACAGTTATACATAACATAACTTGGTAGTATACTCGTATTTTAAACTtgaaattaatgaattattaaaatttaatgtttcaGCTTGAAGAAGGTGAAATAGATGTGAGGCTAAATTCATTCAAAGGATGTTTTATTCAAAGGACTGGCAGAACGAGAAACTGATTTACTCCGAACACTATGGTTTCTTTACTATTGTGTTTAgtaaaaattaagaaaatacgccggaaaattaaatttctaCTATGGGTAAAGGTTTTTTTGGATGATTtttgaaatttataaattctgaaattatttatataatagcAAGGTATTATCATTGGAAAAGGTCAAGGTACCAAAGGTGCGGAGTACGCATAGGGAGGTGAAATGGTACGCTTGAGAAAAAGTGGTATGAGGACCCAACAGGCCAGTCAGTCGTACATTTGGTACGGACAAATTAATCAGTCACAACATGCCTATACTATTTTCTTAGCACTACAGGCAACTACaaactaattttttttttaatgatttcaGATTTACTTTTGTCAAGATTACATGAAAGATACATCTTTTATCTATAACACCATCTTAtcaaagaataaaaatatgaaaatatacttaggtgAACATTTTATACACGTAAGTAAGTAGAGGCACTCTAattttttacgaaataaaTCTGCACCGcaattttatgaataattatgaaaataaagattttGATTCTATATCGAAATGTTTTTGATTTAGGATTTCCTATTATCCATTATCCTACttaaactttgtaaaatataataatcataatcataataatctttatttcaaaaaaatcaAAGAGTCCTATGACATTGATTGACAGATGCTAATTTCTGAGAAATAAAGCTAATTTTTctcttaaaaattaaaaagcttACGATAATGTGCATTGGACAGCTTTCAAAGTGTTCTTGCtatattttaatcatattACCTACCCACTTAcgtagtaggtactttgtatTTCCATGATTTTAATAGAATACGATATTAACTTGATGGGAaccaatttcataaaatacatcCTTTTAGGGAACTAGTAAGAAAACTTCTGTTCCATAGACGGTCCAAGATTAAGTAActgtttttgttaaaaaaaagtttacattatattggagaaatagatggcattGTTACAgtgaaaatatatatgtataaaaaaatgattagatgaatttcaaactttaaaaaatcttATCTATTAGCAGTATAATATGTCAATGCCAGTCAATGCTTATAGTTTAGTTTTTCACTCGACCATCGATAAAAAGCGGTTTTTGTAGAGATCGCGTTCAcagattgtttttttaaagtacgAATCACAGACTAATTTTACGGAAATTCTTGTTTCTTTCACTTGCCATCGTGAGAGCGGTCTtgtgaaaattattaaaatggcATCGTTGTGTAGACAAATTATTCGTGGAAATGCATTTAAAAGTGTCATTTTGTCGAACGCCAGGCGCGGATTTGCCGACAAAAGTAAGTGCCAATAAATATAACCAATATTTTCACACCTCAATCTCCATTACGTAATGTCAAAAAAATCCCAATTTCCCTGAAATAACCTAGCTCAACTTAttgatatcataatataactctatttaattaatacattttcACTGGTACCTAGTGGATACATCAGCAGTGTTTGTAATAAAACAGCTGTTTCTCTTAGAGGTCATTTtccaaaacattttattttattgattaccTATTTGTATTCCTTAATCAATATTGATTAAACATATAAAACAATGcaataaattcatatttattggCTCATGCTAGCACTATGTTATAGGTTTTAAATACATTCATGCATAAGCTGGCTAGATATCCTATTATCAGTTTTTATCTATAGGATAAAACACATCAAGCCCACACTCATACAAGAGTCAGTTCTAACTACAATTGTATCAGATTCAGTTTAGGATTTGGCCTGATTTtccttataataatatctccCACAAGATAGTCAAACCAAAATGCCAAATATGCTTTGCAATTTGGCACACCAACCAAAAAGCAGAAATTCAAAATGAATTTTTGCTAATTTAATATGCATTCAGCGAATTACAAGATGCGTGAGTCCTTTTTACCTTAAATATCCTTTACATTACAGTTTTCCCAACAAcctgtaatataatttttgGTATAATAAGCTCAGATAAAGAAACTATGAAAATGGTACATGTTCCAACGGCCAAGttcagtaaaaatattttcggaATGGCACCcgcaatttataataaaatcccaAATACCATACGACAGATTGATGATCTCAATGCgtttaaacttaaactaaaaaaatatcttatcaATAAAGCATATTATTCTATAAATGAATTCCTTCTTGacatttactaattttaaaacaaataattttattacttatcaccattttaatttaattagacGAATTTAATATATAATCATTCTTGACATagacacacgcacacacattGACAAACTTATTAATGAGTtcattaggtttttttttttatatttattttcataaattttttttttgcaacaaaattattatttggcTCAAATTTTTATAtgcattttttcttttatcttTGTAGTTATTGCATGTCATATGTAGCATGGACTTtaatctttaaaatatttgtacgcCCTGTGGCATAGCATAGTGGaactttgttaatatttaccACCTTACCATTAACCTgtgttaaacaaataaatgatttgatttgatttgatttgatccATAACCAAAACATAAAGAAATTATAACAGTTTACTCTACACAAGCCTTACTACTAGCTTACTAATACACTAATAAGCAAtcaaaaagttccagtaacaTATGGAATGGCAATTGCaggtggaactatttcattgcatGTGAGTGTACTAGCTTGCTATCCAAACTTGAAAAACGAATGTTAGTTAAAGTTTACTGTGTTTATCATGTCTATTTGATTTTTCATTGGCAGTATTGATGATTCTTGTTACAGGGTTGTAAACACCGAGATCACATGATTGGTACATTGccaaattttacataatatgtatgaaaAATTTTATGGATTTCTTGCACTGTAATACTTTGTTAAGTATATTAggattataaaaattacactTGTATAAGTGTGCTCCCTTCTGGAGCAGATGAGGGATAGGTATCATGTGAATGATTTCTTCAGTAttcaatgtataccatcactctttACTCTGAAGTATAACATTGTAACTGATAAAACTAGCATCTGTATATCCACTTACCAACTGGACCAAAATAGCAGAAATGGTGGAAGTGTAGAAAGAGAGTTTGGAGCTTAAGTGGGCATGGGTGGGTATCCAAGGTACACCTAATACAAAGAATCTGTAATGCCAATATTTCCTCATTCTGACAATAGACACTCCCTTTTCAATTAAGCCACTGAAATCTCTATCAAACACACTTATCGCCACATCCCAACACTAACCATCCTACTCTCTCTCCACCAACCTTCTATCTTCTCTCTCCCTCCCCAGTGATGCCGGACCCTCTGGAGCATGCCACCGGGCTGGAGAAGAAGGAGCTGCTCGCGCTGCAGTCCGGAGACGACGACCCCTTCAACATGAAGGTGCTGAAGAAGAAGGCCGGCACCAAGGACATGCCCACCCTCGTGCCAAGCTGCTTTGACGCGCGTATCGTTGGATGCATATGTaagttttggttttaaaatatttaaagag harbors:
- the LOC105391138 gene encoding cytochrome c oxidase subunit 5B, mitochondrial is translated as MASLCRQIIRGNAFKSVILSNARRGFADKMMPDPLEHATGLEKKELLALQSGDDDPFNMKVLKKKAGTKDMPTLVPSCFDARIVGCICDEHATAINWLWLHKGHPRRCECGHWYKLIEKTPL